The following proteins come from a genomic window of Paucimonas lemoignei:
- the qseD_2 gene encoding regulatory protein LysR — protein MNLESKWLEDFSALAATRSFSQAAERRFVTQPAFSRRIRSLEAALGLTLVNRSRTPVELTAAGQLFLVTARTVVDQLGEVLRHLHHLEGGQGEVMQVAAAHSLALGFFPRWIAQLRNEGLNIATRLVATNVGEAVHALREGGCDLMLAFYDPDAALQMDPEIFPSLHLAHTEMLPVCAADAQGEPLFNLEDGGGVPLLAYSAGAFLGRSVNLLLRQRNLRFTTVYETAMADSLKSMALEGLGIAWVPRLSVRAELARGELVECGGPQWHIPLEIRLYRCALVRKANVRLLWRKLESAATPENL, from the coding sequence ATGAATCTGGAAAGCAAATGGCTGGAAGATTTCAGCGCTCTGGCGGCCACGCGCAGTTTCTCCCAGGCGGCGGAGCGGCGTTTCGTGACGCAACCGGCGTTCAGCCGACGTATTCGCAGCCTTGAAGCGGCCTTGGGGCTGACCCTGGTCAATCGCTCGCGCACGCCTGTCGAACTGACAGCGGCGGGGCAGTTGTTTCTGGTGACGGCGCGTACCGTGGTCGATCAGCTGGGCGAAGTGTTGCGCCACTTGCATCACCTGGAAGGCGGGCAGGGCGAAGTCATGCAGGTCGCGGCGGCGCATTCCCTGGCGTTAGGGTTCTTCCCGCGCTGGATCGCCCAGTTGCGCAACGAAGGCCTGAACATCGCCACACGGCTGGTCGCCACCAACGTCGGCGAGGCGGTGCATGCCTTGCGTGAAGGCGGTTGCGATTTGATGCTGGCGTTCTACGACCCGGATGCCGCGCTGCAAATGGACCCGGAAATCTTCCCGTCGCTGCACCTTGCGCACACCGAGATGCTGCCGGTCTGCGCGGCCGATGCCCAGGGCGAGCCCCTGTTCAACCTGGAAGACGGCGGCGGCGTGCCGTTGCTGGCCTATAGTGCGGGTGCCTTCCTTGGGCGTTCGGTGAACCTCTTGCTGCGCCAACGCAATCTGCGCTTCACCACGGTCTATGAAACGGCCATGGCCGACAGCCTGAAAAGCATGGCCCTCGAAGGCCTCGGCATCGCCTGGGTACCCAGGCTAAGCGTGCGTGCCGAGCTGGCTCGCGGAGAACTGGTGGAGTGTGGCGGCCCGCAATGGCACATCCCGCTGGAAATTCGCCTGTATCGCTGCGCTCTGGTGCGCAAGGCCAATGTACGCCTGCTGTGGCGCAAGCTGGAGAGTGCTGCGACGCCGGAGAATCTTTGA
- the aspA gene encoding AspA, which yields MSSPASSRIEKDLLGVLEVPADAYYGIQTLRAVNNFHLSGVPLSHYPKLVVGLAMVKQAAADANHQLGHLNATKHAAISEACARLIRGDFHEHFVVDMIQGGAGTSTNMNANEVIANIALEAMGLEKGDYNQLHPNNDVNMAQSTNDAYPTAIRLGLLLGHDALLASLDSLIQAFAAKGQEFNHVLKMGRTQLQDAVPMTLGQEFRAFATTLTEDLNRLRSLAPELLTEVNLGGTAIGTGINADPGYQKLAVDRLAIISGQPLVPAADLIEATSDMGAFVLFSGMLKRTAVKLSKICNDLRLLSSGPRTGINEINLPARQPGSSIMPGKVNPVIPEAVNMVAFEIIGNDLALTMAAEGGQLQLNVMEPLIAYKIFDSIRLLQRAMDMLREHCIVGITANEARCRELVEHSIGLVTALNPYIGYENATRIARIALESGRGVLELVREEGLLNDAMLDDILRPENMIAPRLVPLKA from the coding sequence ATGTCCTCGCCTGCATCATCGCGCATCGAAAAAGACCTGCTTGGTGTTCTCGAAGTACCCGCTGACGCGTATTACGGTATTCAGACCCTGCGAGCGGTGAACAACTTTCACCTGTCCGGCGTTCCACTGTCCCACTACCCGAAGCTGGTTGTCGGGCTGGCAATGGTCAAGCAGGCGGCCGCTGATGCCAACCATCAGCTGGGCCACCTCAACGCGACCAAGCACGCGGCCATCAGTGAGGCCTGTGCACGTCTGATCCGCGGCGATTTCCACGAGCATTTCGTGGTGGACATGATTCAAGGCGGCGCTGGCACTTCAACCAACATGAATGCCAACGAAGTCATCGCCAACATTGCCCTTGAAGCAATGGGCCTGGAAAAAGGCGATTACAACCAGCTGCACCCGAACAACGACGTGAACATGGCGCAGTCGACCAACGACGCTTACCCAACGGCCATTCGCCTGGGTCTGCTGTTGGGTCACGACGCGCTGTTGGCCAGCCTCGACAGCCTGATTCAGGCGTTCGCCGCCAAGGGCCAGGAATTCAACCACGTTCTGAAAATGGGCCGCACCCAGTTGCAGGACGCTGTGCCGATGACCCTCGGCCAGGAATTCCGCGCATTCGCCACGACCCTGACTGAAGACCTCAACCGCCTGCGCAGCCTTGCGCCGGAATTGCTCACCGAAGTGAACCTGGGCGGGACCGCCATCGGCACCGGCATCAACGCCGACCCTGGCTACCAGAAGCTGGCGGTGGATCGTCTGGCGATCATCAGCGGTCAACCGCTGGTGCCTGCTGCCGACCTGATCGAAGCCACTTCCGACATGGGCGCCTTCGTACTGTTCTCCGGCATGCTCAAGCGGACTGCGGTCAAGCTGTCGAAGATTTGCAACGACCTGCGCCTGCTGTCCAGCGGCCCACGCACCGGCATCAACGAAATCAACCTGCCAGCGCGTCAGCCGGGCAGCTCGATCATGCCCGGCAAGGTCAACCCGGTGATCCCGGAAGCAGTCAACATGGTTGCCTTCGAAATCATCGGCAACGACCTGGCCCTGACCATGGCAGCCGAGGGCGGTCAACTGCAGCTCAACGTGATGGAGCCGCTGATCGCTTACAAGATTTTCGACTCGATCCGCCTGCTGCAACGCGCGATGGACATGCTGCGCGAGCACTGCATCGTCGGCATCACCGCCAACGAAGCCCGCTGCCGCGAACTGGTGGAGCACTCCATCGGCCTCGTTACCGCGCTGAACCCTTACATCGGTTATGAAAACGCCACCCGTATCGCCCGCATCGCCCTTGAAAGCGGCCGTGGCGTGCTGGAACTGGTCCGCGAAGAAGGCTTGCTCAACGACGCCATGCTCGATGACATCCTGCGGCCGGAAAACATGATTGCTCCACGCCTTGTACCCCTGAAGGCTTAA
- a CDS encoding Sodium:alanine symporter: MLEVINDFLSGKVLIVLIVGLGGYFTIRSRFVQFRHFFHMFAVFRDSLRNSTGQLSSFQALMLSLAGRVGAGNIAGVGIAVTLGGPGAVFWMWVTALVGMASSFIECSLAQLYKRKDSEGQFRGGPAYYIQHGLGKRWLGMVMAVLLLVTFGFAFNGLQSHAVTDSLKGAFGIDTMTTGVCLVVLLGLAFVGGIKRIAAISDLLVPVKTLIYIAVTIYVIVLQIDHVPAMLATIVKSAFGLDPVFGGLIGSAIVMGVKRGVFANEAGLGSAPNVAAVAQVEHPISQGVVQAFSVFLDTFVICTCTALLILLSGIYDVGYSGNGIVLAQNSLAAVVGDWGRIFISVALALFVFTSILYNYYLGENSLRFLVGESKKAIVGYRIFVLVLILWGAVVDLNTVFAFADITMTLLAFVNLIALAMLFKVAMRILRDYDAQRKAGIKTPVFDSSQFPDLDLDRNAWPANPSHTPVNPVEATAKPATQA; the protein is encoded by the coding sequence ATGCTTGAAGTCATCAACGACTTCCTCTCGGGCAAAGTGCTGATCGTACTGATCGTAGGGCTCGGCGGTTACTTCACGATTCGTTCGCGTTTCGTCCAGTTTCGCCACTTTTTCCATATGTTCGCTGTTTTCAGGGATAGTTTACGTAACAGCACCGGCCAACTCAGTTCCTTCCAGGCATTGATGCTCAGCCTTGCCGGACGCGTTGGCGCAGGGAATATCGCCGGTGTCGGCATCGCCGTAACACTTGGCGGGCCGGGTGCCGTGTTCTGGATGTGGGTCACCGCGTTGGTGGGCATGGCCAGCAGCTTCATTGAGTGTTCGCTCGCTCAGCTCTACAAACGCAAAGACTCCGAAGGCCAGTTCCGTGGCGGTCCGGCGTATTACATCCAGCATGGTCTGGGTAAGCGCTGGCTGGGCATGGTCATGGCAGTGTTGCTGCTGGTGACCTTCGGTTTCGCCTTCAACGGCCTGCAATCCCACGCGGTCACCGATTCGCTCAAAGGCGCCTTCGGCATCGACACCATGACCACCGGGGTTTGCCTCGTCGTCCTGCTGGGTCTGGCATTTGTCGGCGGCATCAAGCGTATCGCCGCGATCTCGGACCTGCTGGTCCCGGTCAAAACCCTGATCTACATCGCCGTGACCATCTACGTCATCGTGCTGCAGATTGACCACGTTCCGGCCATGCTGGCGACGATCGTCAAAAGCGCCTTTGGTCTGGACCCGGTATTTGGCGGCCTGATCGGCAGCGCAATCGTCATGGGCGTGAAACGTGGCGTGTTCGCCAACGAAGCCGGTCTGGGTAGCGCGCCAAACGTGGCAGCCGTTGCACAGGTTGAGCACCCGATTTCCCAGGGTGTGGTTCAGGCGTTCAGCGTGTTCCTCGACACCTTCGTGATCTGCACCTGCACCGCGTTGCTGATCCTGTTGTCGGGTATCTATGACGTGGGTTACAGCGGCAACGGTATCGTGCTGGCACAGAACTCGCTGGCAGCCGTGGTGGGTGACTGGGGTCGAATCTTCATCAGTGTGGCCTTGGCACTGTTCGTGTTCACCTCGATTCTCTACAACTACTACCTGGGTGAAAACAGCCTGCGGTTCCTGGTGGGAGAGAGCAAGAAAGCCATCGTTGGTTATCGGATTTTCGTCCTGGTGCTGATCCTGTGGGGCGCCGTCGTTGATCTCAACACTGTGTTCGCGTTTGCCGACATCACCATGACGCTGCTGGCCTTCGTTAACTTGATCGCCCTGGCCATGTTGTTCAAAGTCGCCATGCGCATCCTGCGTGACTACGATGCGCAACGTAAGGCGGGCATCAAGACGCCAGTGTTCGATTCGAGCCAGTTCCCGGATCTGGATCTGGACCGCAACGCATGGCCTGCCAACCCGAGCCACACACCGGTCAACCCGGTTGAGGCCACGGCCAAGCCTGCTACTCAAGCCTGA
- the ansA gene encoding asparaginase, which produces MTHEQLKPAQRVMVLYTGGTIGMQASANGLAPASGFEARMAGQLAEQPELVIPEWCFREMAPLIDSANMTPAYWLRLREAVVQAVEMDGCDAVLVLHGTDTLAYSAAAMSFQLLGLSAPVVFTGSMLPAGVPDSDAWENVNASLVALGKGLPSGVHLFFHGELLAPNRCAKIRSFGRHPFAALNRAHSGETPVARPAQLDYRHAKTLSAVAVLPLFPGIGAAQVNAMIASGIQGLVLECFGSGTGPSDDPAFLAGLKSAHQQGICVVAITQCHEGGVELDVYEAGSRLRGVGVLSGGGMTREAALGKLHMLLGAGLPMDEVRRLVEVDLCGELR; this is translated from the coding sequence ATGACTCATGAACAGCTTAAACCCGCTCAGCGCGTCATGGTTCTTTATACCGGCGGCACCATCGGCATGCAGGCCAGCGCCAATGGCCTGGCCCCCGCTTCGGGTTTCGAGGCACGCATGGCCGGGCAGTTGGCCGAGCAGCCTGAACTGGTTATACCTGAGTGGTGCTTTCGCGAGATGGCACCACTGATCGACAGCGCCAACATGACGCCCGCCTATTGGCTGCGTCTGCGTGAAGCGGTCGTCCAGGCTGTTGAAATGGATGGCTGCGACGCGGTGCTGGTTCTGCACGGCACTGACACCCTGGCTTACAGCGCGGCGGCGATGAGTTTCCAGTTGCTGGGACTCAGCGCACCGGTTGTCTTCACCGGCTCGATGTTGCCCGCGGGCGTGCCGGACAGCGATGCCTGGGAAAACGTCAACGCATCACTGGTGGCGCTGGGCAAAGGTCTGCCATCCGGCGTACATCTGTTCTTCCACGGTGAGCTGTTGGCACCGAACCGTTGCGCGAAAATTCGCAGCTTTGGTCGCCATCCGTTTGCAGCCCTGAACCGCGCTCACAGTGGTGAAACCCCGGTTGCGCGCCCTGCGCAGCTGGACTATCGCCACGCTAAAACGTTGTCAGCGGTGGCCGTGCTGCCGCTGTTTCCGGGTATCGGGGCAGCTCAAGTGAACGCCATGATCGCCAGCGGCATCCAGGGTCTGGTGCTCGAATGCTTCGGCAGCGGCACGGGCCCCAGCGATGACCCGGCCTTCCTCGCCGGCCTCAAATCCGCCCACCAACAAGGCATCTGCGTGGTTGCTATCACTCAGTGCCATGAAGGCGGCGTTGAGCTGGACGTCTACGAGGCAGGCAGCCGCTTGCGTGGTGTCGGCGTGTTGTCTGGCGGCGGCATGACGCGGGAAGCAGCGCTGGGCAAACTGCACATGTTGCTCGGTGCAGGCTTGCCGATGGATGAAGTGCGGCGGTTGGTGGAAGTGGATCTCTGTGGGGAGTTGCGTTAA
- the iaaA gene encoding Isoaspartyl peptidase precursor has translation MANPIAIALHGGAGVLTPGLLTPEDETTIHDALLRALKAGLALLEQDGSSLDAVQAAVIELEECPWFNAGKGAVFTHTGDHELDAAIMHGANREAGAVAGIHFVRNPILAARAVLEHSEHVLLAGVGADAFLDTQDLEKVPNDWYDTDLRRRQWQTQLQQPNSVSLEPGGVDKKFGTVGAVALDRHGHVAAATSTGGITNKRYGRVGDSPLIGTGTWADDRSAAISATGHGEYFIRTVVAHNIASRVLLAGETLNTACDTVVSGELKAMGGNGGVIAVSPTGETALSFNTPGMYRAWRDEQGGLHTAIYAADDRLHPGL, from the coding sequence ATGGCCAATCCTATTGCTATAGCGCTGCACGGTGGCGCGGGCGTACTGACTCCAGGCCTGTTGACCCCGGAAGACGAAACCACCATTCACGACGCATTGTTGCGGGCGCTGAAAGCTGGCCTCGCGCTGCTTGAACAGGATGGCAGCAGTCTCGACGCGGTTCAGGCGGCGGTCATCGAGCTGGAAGAGTGCCCGTGGTTCAACGCCGGTAAAGGCGCGGTGTTCACCCATACTGGCGATCACGAACTGGACGCGGCGATCATGCATGGCGCCAACCGTGAGGCGGGTGCAGTGGCGGGGATTCACTTCGTTCGCAACCCGATTCTTGCTGCCCGTGCGGTGCTGGAGCACAGCGAACATGTGCTGCTGGCGGGTGTTGGGGCTGATGCGTTTCTGGACACTCAGGATCTGGAAAAGGTGCCCAACGACTGGTACGACACCGACCTGCGTCGTCGCCAGTGGCAAACCCAGTTGCAACAGCCCAATAGCGTTTCCCTTGAGCCGGGCGGCGTCGACAAGAAGTTCGGCACCGTGGGCGCGGTGGCGCTGGACCGTCATGGTCATGTGGCGGCGGCGACTTCAACGGGCGGGATTACCAACAAGCGTTATGGCCGTGTCGGCGACTCGCCATTGATTGGCACAGGCACCTGGGCAGATGACCGCAGCGCAGCCATCTCAGCGACCGGCCATGGCGAATACTTCATCCGCACTGTGGTGGCGCACAACATCGCGTCCCGGGTCTTGCTAGCTGGGGAAACACTGAATACGGCATGCGACACGGTCGTGTCAGGCGAATTGAAAGCCATGGGCGGTAACGGCGGCGTCATCGCCGTCTCCCCGACGGGCGAAACTGCGCTGAGCTTCAATACACCGGGCATGTATCGCGCCTGGCGGGACGAGCAGGGTGGGTTGCATACAGCGATTTATGCAGCGGATGATCGGTTGCATCCAGGCCTTTAA